One stretch of Phocoena phocoena chromosome 10, mPhoPho1.1, whole genome shotgun sequence DNA includes these proteins:
- the H1-8 gene encoding histone H1.8, which yields MMSCQVRENVNPSLINSSLNLSEFSENLPNLSLQIRNGKGHRGLIRSGVREPRRHPPVLRMVLEALQAGEQRRGTSVAAIKVYILQKYPTVNVLRFKYLLKQALATGMHRGLLVRPVNSKARGATGSFKLVPKDKRKIQPRKTSTMTAPRRPGQAEGKDPKKPTESKKNPPNPGDVKKGSRKPGEGRTAPPKPGAAMKAPKKGQQTKDQEARLGEAKKSSQQPDKATQAPPIASGPSGKSEVKGGRSSRADTKAHRKTKPGSQSSKPTVTKGEDAAASPAKKKMGSKVPKKAAAQGAGEGPKAKAPVPPKGSGSKMEPVPLARKAEAPKGPRKPGIPTKSSSSKAASKKAESEN from the exons ATGATGTCCTGCCAGGTGAGAGAGAATGTCAACCCCAGCCTGATAAATTCGTCCCTAAACTTGTCAGAGttctctgagaacctgccaaaccTCTCCTTACAGATTCGCAATGGAAAAGGCCACAGGG GTCTGATCCGGAGCGGCGTCCGAGAGCCCCGCCGCCACCCTCCCGTGCTGCGCATGGTGCTGGAGGCGCTGCAGGCGGGGGAGCAGCGCCGGGGTACCTCGGTGGCGGCCATCAAGGTTTACATCCTGCAGAAGTACCCGACGGTGAACGTCCTCCGGTTCAAGTACCTGCTGAAGCAGGCCTTGGCCACAGGCATGCACCGCGGCCTCCTCGTCAGGCCCGTCAACTCCAAGGCCCGGGGAGCCACTGGCAGCTTCAAA TTAGTTcccaaagacaaaaggaaaatccaGCCCAGGAAGACGTCCACCATGACGGCCCCCAGGAGGCCTGGTCAAGCTGAGGGAAAGGACCCCAAGAAACCAACTGAGTCAAAGAAGAACCCACCCAACCCAGGCGATGTGAAAAAAGGATCCAGGAAGCCAGGAGAGGGGAGGACAGCTCCCCCCAAACCAGGTGCAGCCATGAAGGCCCCCAAGAAAGGCCAGCAGACCAAGGACCAAGAGGCAAGACTGGGTGAGGCCAAGAAGTCCTCCCAACAGCCAGACAAGGCCACACAGGCCCCTCCCATTGCCAGTGGGCCCAGCGGGAAGTCAGAGGTCAAAGGTGGAAGGAGCAGCCGAG CAGATACCAAGGCCCACAGGAAAACAAAGCCTGGGAGTCAGAGTTCCAAACCCACGGTCACCAAG GGCGAGgatgctgctgcttccccagcCAAAAAGAAGATGGGCAGCAAGGTCCCTAAAAAGGCTGCTGCGcagggggccggggaggggcctAAAGCCAAGGCCCCTGTTCCTCCCAAGGGCAGTGGGTCCAAGATGGAACCTGTACCACTGGCCAGGAAGGCAGAGGCCCCTAAAGGCCCGAGAAAGCCTGGCATTCCCACCAAGTCCTCTTCATCCAAAGCGGCCAGTAAGAAGGCAGAATCCGAGAACTAG
- the LOC136129431 gene encoding small ribosomal subunit protein eS27-like — translation MDVKCPGCYKITTVFSCAQTVALYVGCSTVLCWPTGGKARSTEGCSFRRKQH, via the coding sequence atggatGTAAAATGTCCAGGTTGCTACAAGATTACCACGGTTTTCAGCTGTGCTCAGACAGTGGCGCTTTACGTAGGTTGTTCAACAGTGCTATGTTGGCCAACAGGAGGAAAGGCCAGATCCACAGAAGGGTGTTCATTTAGAAGAAAGCAACACTGA